A region from the Oryzias latipes chromosome 20, ASM223467v1 genome encodes:
- the LOC101166911 gene encoding C-C chemokine receptor type 9, whose translation MDESTTFMSTSEYPYESETTPGDYDYTGDTGMCQKSWVRDFRGHYEPPLFWIIFILGAVGNIMVVWIYTTVRNRLKTMTDVYLLNLAVADLLFLCMLPFWAVDAIKGWHFGLPLCKIVSAVYKINFFSSMLLLTCISIDRYIAIVQVTKAQNLKKKRLFYSKLACIGVWLFSTLLALPEFIFAQVKTDGNLSNCALVYWDNAFNRTKILVLSMQICMGFCFPLLIMFSCYSVIIRNLLQARNFEKHKALRVIFAVVFVFILSQLPYNTTLIMEAVQAANPNITDCATVTHFDIAGQVTRSLAFTHACLNPFLYVFIGVRFREDLFKMVRARVGGLGKSGISKTPAVQSRPSGMSDTDTTPALSI comes from the exons atggaTGAGTCAACCACCTTCATGTCAACATCGGAATATCCATATGAAAGT GAAACCACCCCTGGTGACTACGACTACACCGGAGACACGGGCATGTGCCAGAAGAGCTGGGTCAGGGACTTTCGAGGCCACTACGAGCCCCCTCTGTTCTGGATCATCTTCATCCTGGGTGCAGTGGGTAACATAATGGTGGTCTGGATTTACACGACTGTACGCAACCGTCTGAAGACAATGACTGACGTGTACCTGCTGAACCTGGCCGTGGCcgacctcctcttcctctgcatgCTGCCCTTTTGGGCCGTCGATGCTATAAAGGGCTGGCACTTTGGCCTTCCTCTGTGTAAAATAGTCTCTGCTGTCTATAAGATCAACTTCTTCAGCAGCATGCTCCTTCTCACCTGCATTAGTATAGACCGATACATCGCCATTGTGCAGGTCACCAAAGCTCAGAACCTGAAGAAGAAGAGGCTGTTTTATAGCAAGCTTGCATGCATCGGCGTCTGGCTTTTCTCCACTCTGCTGGCCCTCCCCGAGTTCATCTTTGCTCAGGTGAAGACGGATGGAAACCTGTCAAATTGTGCACTGGTCTACTGGGATAATGCGTTCAACCGCACCAAGATCCTGGTGCTCTCCATGCAGATTTGCATGGGTTTTTGTTTCCCCCTTCTGATCATGTTCTCCTGCTACTCCGTCATCATCCGCAACCTCCTGCAGGCCAGGAACTTTGAGAAGCACAAAGCCCTGCGCGTCATCTTTGCTGTGGTGTTTGTGTTCATCCTCTCCCAGCTGCCCTATAACACCACGCTGATCATGGAGGCGGTGCAGGCCGCTAACCCCAACATCACAGACTGCGCGACTGTCACCCATTTCGACATCGCTGGACAGGTGACGAGGAGCCTGGCGTTCACCCACGCCTGCCTCAACCCGTTTCTCTACGTCTTCATCGGCGTTCGGTTCAGGGAGGACCTGTTCAAGATGGTTAGAGCGCGGGTTGGCGGCTTGGGCAAAAGTGGGATCAGCAAGACGCCAGCAGTCCAGTCACGGCCCTCTGGCATGTCAGATACCGATACCACTCCTGCTCTTTCCATTTAG
- the lztfl1 gene encoding leucine zipper transcription factor-like protein 1 isoform X2 — protein sequence MADLGFNEHHQNEMINYMRFARSKRVLRLKTIDSCFEDLKESRLVEETFTVDEVKEMLDGLQVVVRGEVEVELINSAHTNVLLLRQLFSQAEKFYLRLQTDISELENREMLEQVAEFEKTDFKTASKLNQESSKPKLAPLNEAGVSELLNKEIARLQEENDKLKSRLRALESQAMSALDEKTKAERALKDLQKMQGEQQEISSLEDTVAALKDDYERSLSANAASQKDLQENLISSKHELLRVQEQLALAEKELEKKFQQTAAYRNMKEILTKKNEQIKEIRKRLQRYEPNE from the exons ATG GCTGACTTGGGATTTAATGAGCACCATCAGAATGAAATGATCAATTACATGAGGTTTGCTCGTTCTAAGAGGGTCCTGAGGCTGAAGACTATCGACTCTTGTTTCGAGGACCTCAAAGAAAGCAG GCTGGTAGAAGAAACCTTCACAGTGGACGAGGTGAAGGAGATGCTGGACGGGCTGCAGGTGGTGGTGCGCggggaggtggaggtggagctCATCAACTCCGCTCATACCAACGTGCTGCTGCTGAGGCAGCTCTTCTCACAGGCTGAGAAGTTTTACCTTCGACTCCAGACTGACATTTCTGAGCTGGAAAATAG GGAGATGTTAGAACAAGTGGCTGAATTTGAGAAGACTGACTTTAAAACTGCTAGTAAG TtaaaccaggaaagcagcaaaCCCAAGCTGGCTCCACTGAATGAGGCTGGGGTGTCGGAACTACTCAACAAG GAGATAGCAAGACTACAGGAGGAGAACGACAAACTGAAAAGCAGACTCCGGGCTTTAGAATCTCAG GCCATGAGTGCGCTAGACGAGAAAACCAAGGCAGAGAGAGCTCTGAAAGACCTTCAGAAGATGCAAGGAGAGCAGCAG GAAATCAGCAGTCTGGAAGACACGGTGGCCGCTCTGAAAGACGACTACGAAAGGTCCCTTAGTGCTAACGCTGCTTCCCAGAAGGACTTGCAGGAGAACCTGATCTCTTCTAAACATGAGCTTCTCCGAGTCCAGGAGCAGCTGGCGTTAGCAGAGAAG GAACTGGAGAAGAAGTTCCAGCAAACCGCAGCCTACCGCAACATGAAAGAGATTCTCACCAAGAAGAACGAACAAATCAAAGAAATTAGAAAACGATTGCAAAG ATATGAGCCAAACGAATGA
- the lztfl1 gene encoding leucine zipper transcription factor-like protein 1 isoform X1, producing MADLGFNEHHQNEMINYMRFARSKRVLRLKTIDSCFEDLKESRLVEETFTVDEVKEMLDGLQVVVRGEVEVELINSAHTNVLLLRQLFSQAEKFYLRLQTDISELENREMLEQVAEFEKTDFKTASKLNQESSKPKLAPLNEAGVSELLNKEIARLQEENDKLKSRLRALESQAMSALDEKTKAERALKDLQKMQGEQQVAAQSKEISSLEDTVAALKDDYERSLSANAASQKDLQENLISSKHELLRVQEQLALAEKELEKKFQQTAAYRNMKEILTKKNEQIKEIRKRLQRYEPNE from the exons ATG GCTGACTTGGGATTTAATGAGCACCATCAGAATGAAATGATCAATTACATGAGGTTTGCTCGTTCTAAGAGGGTCCTGAGGCTGAAGACTATCGACTCTTGTTTCGAGGACCTCAAAGAAAGCAG GCTGGTAGAAGAAACCTTCACAGTGGACGAGGTGAAGGAGATGCTGGACGGGCTGCAGGTGGTGGTGCGCggggaggtggaggtggagctCATCAACTCCGCTCATACCAACGTGCTGCTGCTGAGGCAGCTCTTCTCACAGGCTGAGAAGTTTTACCTTCGACTCCAGACTGACATTTCTGAGCTGGAAAATAG GGAGATGTTAGAACAAGTGGCTGAATTTGAGAAGACTGACTTTAAAACTGCTAGTAAG TtaaaccaggaaagcagcaaaCCCAAGCTGGCTCCACTGAATGAGGCTGGGGTGTCGGAACTACTCAACAAG GAGATAGCAAGACTACAGGAGGAGAACGACAAACTGAAAAGCAGACTCCGGGCTTTAGAATCTCAG GCCATGAGTGCGCTAGACGAGAAAACCAAGGCAGAGAGAGCTCTGAAAGACCTTCAGAAGATGCAAGGAGAGCAGCAG GTGGCTGCTCAATCCAAGGAAATCAGCAGTCTGGAAGACACGGTGGCCGCTCTGAAAGACGACTACGAAAGGTCCCTTAGTGCTAACGCTGCTTCCCAGAAGGACTTGCAGGAGAACCTGATCTCTTCTAAACATGAGCTTCTCCGAGTCCAGGAGCAGCTGGCGTTAGCAGAGAAG GAACTGGAGAAGAAGTTCCAGCAAACCGCAGCCTACCGCAACATGAAAGAGATTCTCACCAAGAAGAACGAACAAATCAAAGAAATTAGAAAACGATTGCAAAG ATATGAGCCAAACGAATGA